In Microbulbifer sp. GL-2, the following are encoded in one genomic region:
- a CDS encoding anaerobic ribonucleoside-triphosphate reductase activating protein, producing the protein MGEKLRVGGFTPFTAIDYPGALAAVVFCQGCPWRCRYCHNTDLLPAKAPSAYDWEQILGFLASRQGLLDAVVFSGGEPTAQNALETAVIQVRALGFKVGLHTAGVYPRKLDRLIPSLDWVGLDIKALPENYAAITGVEGSGKAPWQCAELLARSDTPLQVRLTRHPVLTSDTELEQIRHKLQELGIPHLEVQRCNSEKALDQTLKFLS; encoded by the coding sequence ATGGGTGAGAAACTACGCGTTGGCGGGTTTACTCCGTTTACTGCGATTGATTATCCTGGAGCACTGGCAGCAGTCGTTTTTTGCCAGGGGTGCCCCTGGCGCTGTCGCTACTGTCATAACACCGACCTGCTGCCAGCCAAGGCCCCCAGCGCCTACGACTGGGAGCAAATACTGGGATTTCTTGCCAGTCGGCAGGGGCTGCTGGATGCGGTAGTGTTCTCCGGGGGGGAGCCTACTGCCCAGAATGCGCTGGAGACTGCTGTCATCCAGGTTCGAGCACTGGGTTTCAAAGTGGGATTGCATACTGCCGGAGTCTACCCGCGAAAACTTGATCGTTTGATTCCCAGCTTGGATTGGGTTGGCCTCGACATCAAAGCGCTACCAGAGAACTACGCAGCTATTACAGGAGTGGAAGGTAGTGGAAAAGCCCCTTGGCAGTGCGCTGAATTACTTGCCCGTTCCGATACTCCCCTGCAGGTGCGCCTTACCAGGCATCCTGTGCTCACCAGTGATACTGAACTGGAGCAGATTCGGCACAAGTTACAGGAGCTAGGGATTCCCCACCTGGAAGTTCAGCGTTGCAATAGTGAAAAGGCACTCGACCAGACATTGAAGTTCCTTTCTTGA
- the nrdD gene encoding anaerobic ribonucleoside-triphosphate reductase produces MESQTSVLKDEDRTRCEVWSRVMGYHRPVSFWNPGKQSEHKERRFFVTGSHSGTAQRHG; encoded by the coding sequence ATGGAATCACAAACCTCCGTATTAAAAGACGAAGACCGTACTCGCTGTGAAGTCTGGAGCCGGGTAATGGGCTACCACCGCCCGGTATCCTTTTGGAATCCAGGCAAACAATCGGAACATAAGGAGCGCCGTTTCTTTGTGACCGGCAGCCACTCGGGCACCGCGCAAAGACATGGGTGA
- a CDS encoding ribonucleoside triphosphate reductase, with product MTSTSNPEIDRESFPAQNLRSLLVRKRDGRAVAFDSQRISSALVRAGQATGEFGEDEIDWLTQEVLKVINYRFDASIPIDIEEIQNIAEQILINCNYIESARAYIAYRGRHAQIRNERQTLVDVGASIEEYLEQADWRVAANANQGYSLGGLILNSSGKMIANYWLNHVYSPEIGAAHRDGDLHIHDLDMLAGYCAGWSLRTLLHEGLNGVPGKVESSPPAHLTSAVGQIVNFLGTLQNEWAGAQAFSSFDTYLAPFVRKDQLDYATVRQCMQELIFNLNVPSRWGTQTPFTNLTFDWVCPEDLREQVPVVAGKEMLFTYGDLQEEMDLINRAYIEVMSEGDARGRVFTFPIPTYNISEDFPWESENAERLFAMTARYGLPYFQNFINSDLSPNMVRSMCCRLQLDLRELLKRGNGLFGSAEQTGSLGVVTINCARLGYLYKGDWERLLAQLDKLLILARDSLEVKRKVIQRHMNAGLFPYTRRYLGTLRNHFSTIGVNGINEMLRNFSDDCESVVTELGKDLAEQLLDHIRLRMTEFQEQTGHLYNLEATPAEGTTYRFAREDRKRFKDIIQAGSVEAPYYTNSSQLPVGFTDDPFEALARQESLQSRYTGGTVLHLYLGEQLPDADSCRRLLKRALENYRLPYITVTPSFSICPVHGYLSGEHEFCPRCDEALLTREQACCSD from the coding sequence ATGACAAGCACCTCTAACCCCGAAATTGACAGAGAATCATTTCCTGCTCAGAACCTAAGAAGCCTCCTGGTACGAAAGCGGGATGGCAGAGCTGTAGCTTTTGACTCTCAACGTATTTCCTCCGCACTGGTGCGAGCTGGTCAAGCTACGGGTGAATTCGGTGAAGATGAAATTGATTGGCTTACTCAGGAAGTACTGAAAGTCATTAACTATCGTTTTGACGCGAGCATACCGATAGATATTGAAGAGATCCAAAATATCGCCGAACAAATATTGATCAATTGCAATTATATAGAGTCAGCACGCGCCTATATCGCATATCGGGGCCGACATGCCCAAATACGCAATGAGCGACAGACATTAGTAGACGTCGGTGCCTCCATTGAAGAATACCTGGAGCAAGCAGATTGGCGTGTTGCGGCTAATGCCAATCAAGGGTATTCACTCGGTGGCTTGATCTTAAATAGCTCTGGAAAAATGATTGCCAATTACTGGTTGAATCATGTTTATTCGCCGGAAATTGGCGCAGCACACCGGGATGGGGATCTGCACATCCATGATCTGGATATGCTGGCAGGTTACTGCGCAGGCTGGTCCCTGCGCACTCTGCTACATGAGGGGTTAAACGGGGTACCCGGTAAAGTGGAATCATCACCGCCGGCTCATTTAACCAGTGCAGTTGGCCAAATTGTTAACTTCCTCGGTACTTTGCAAAACGAGTGGGCCGGAGCACAGGCATTTAGCTCTTTTGACACCTATCTGGCCCCCTTCGTGCGCAAGGATCAACTGGATTACGCCACAGTTCGCCAATGTATGCAGGAGCTGATTTTTAATCTTAATGTACCATCCCGCTGGGGCACCCAGACACCTTTTACCAATCTAACATTTGATTGGGTTTGCCCCGAAGATCTGCGTGAGCAGGTTCCGGTTGTCGCCGGCAAGGAGATGCTGTTCACATATGGTGACTTGCAGGAAGAGATGGATCTGATCAATCGTGCCTATATCGAGGTAATGAGCGAGGGGGACGCGCGCGGTAGGGTATTCACCTTTCCCATCCCAACTTACAATATTAGCGAGGATTTTCCCTGGGAAAGCGAGAATGCCGAACGGCTGTTTGCTATGACCGCTCGCTACGGCCTGCCCTATTTCCAAAACTTTATTAATTCAGACTTGAGTCCGAACATGGTGCGCTCCATGTGCTGTCGCCTGCAGTTGGATTTGCGCGAATTACTGAAACGCGGCAACGGACTGTTTGGTTCCGCCGAGCAAACCGGTTCCCTCGGTGTTGTAACCATTAATTGTGCGCGCCTGGGCTATCTGTATAAAGGAGACTGGGAACGCCTGCTTGCCCAGCTGGACAAGCTGCTGATACTTGCACGTGACTCACTGGAAGTGAAACGCAAGGTGATCCAGAGGCACATGAACGCGGGCTTGTTCCCCTACACGCGTCGCTACCTTGGCACTTTGCGTAATCACTTCTCCACGATTGGAGTCAATGGTATTAATGAAATGCTGCGAAATTTCAGTGATGACTGTGAGAGTGTTGTCACTGAGCTGGGTAAAGACCTGGCCGAGCAATTACTGGATCATATCCGGTTACGAATGACCGAATTCCAGGAACAAACAGGACACCTGTATAACCTGGAGGCAACGCCGGCTGAGGGCACCACTTATCGCTTTGCCCGTGAGGACCGAAAGCGCTTTAAGGATATTATCCAGGCTGGCAGCGTTGAAGCTCCCTACTACACCAACTCATCACAGTTGCCTGTCGGCTTTACCGATGATCCCTTCGAAGCCCTGGCCCGGCAGGAATCCCTGCAGTCCCGCTACACCGGCGGTACTGTGCTGCATCTCTACCTGGGTGAACAGTTGCCGGACGCCGATAGCTGCCGCCGCCTGTTAAAGCGCGCCCTGGAAAACTATCGCCTGCCTTACATCACCGTCACACCGAGCTTTTCCATCTGTCCGGTACATGGTTATTTAAGTGGTGAACATGAATTCTGCCCCCGCTGCGATGAGGCCCTTCTCACCAGAGAGCAAGCCTGTTGCAGCGATTAA
- a CDS encoding ATP-dependent DNA helicase codes for MLQMLWHNLKEKKSYPEQQEFTWKALEQFTLTALANYIQWHRQWKAHRRQVIASARALTFPFPDYRQGQRQLAVATYRCLRDGGELVTEAPTGIGKTISTLFPAIKALGEGQLEQLVYLTAKNSGRQVVKETLTSLHNKGLKLSLLEIQARDKTCACNLGLCSRDEGGVCPRTRGFFDRLPQARAQLLGSPLITPQVLAEAADEFELCPFELSLQMLPWADLVVCDFNYVFDPLVRLSALRDHSLRRALLVDEAHNLSSRAREMYSVTLSREETRRAAASCKGSRPQLQRSIQALSRAIDRWVKQLKISETPTVSGVQFSKENAEVWVTSLATTENRPATVSRAAHKVLLTVSELWGKSQLPPEEINEWLKSVYRYVCIEQDLSEKHQALTRVYDSGTPWQEQQLKLLCLNAASYLRQIFRQFHGVILFSATLRPADYIFQQLGVDNSAPYLKLPSPFLPSQQGVFLCPYVDTRYKSRNQATENLVEIIARTYRGHPGNYLVFFPSYKFLQQVAVAFEQTFPDVNLLHQEPEANDSQRAEFLAAFNEGSCTLGFAIMGGVFGEGVDFVGGKLIGTIIVGTGLPLVNEEQELVRRAFDPEFQNTIGTGFDVAYRYPGLTRVLQAAGRVIRSESDRGVIVLADYRFTDRFYQALYPEHWSLEVCSDGTVLSESLKTFWNN; via the coding sequence ATGTTGCAAATGCTCTGGCACAACCTCAAGGAGAAAAAGTCTTACCCGGAGCAGCAGGAGTTCACCTGGAAAGCACTGGAGCAATTCACGCTTACCGCACTCGCAAACTACATTCAATGGCATCGTCAGTGGAAAGCACATCGTCGGCAGGTAATCGCCAGTGCTCGTGCTCTGACTTTTCCTTTTCCTGATTACCGACAAGGCCAGCGTCAGTTGGCAGTAGCTACTTACCGCTGTCTGAGAGATGGTGGTGAATTGGTCACCGAAGCCCCTACCGGAATTGGGAAAACCATCAGCACCCTGTTCCCGGCCATTAAAGCTTTGGGTGAGGGTCAGCTGGAGCAGTTAGTTTACCTCACTGCAAAAAACTCGGGCCGGCAGGTAGTAAAAGAAACTCTGACCAGCCTGCACAATAAAGGTTTGAAGTTATCTCTGTTAGAAATTCAGGCGAGGGATAAAACCTGTGCCTGTAATCTTGGCCTTTGCAGCCGGGATGAAGGCGGAGTTTGCCCGCGCACTCGAGGATTTTTCGACCGTTTGCCACAGGCGCGCGCTCAGCTCCTGGGTTCGCCGCTTATCACTCCGCAAGTGCTGGCGGAAGCTGCAGATGAATTCGAGTTATGCCCCTTTGAGCTGTCCTTGCAGATGCTGCCTTGGGCAGATTTGGTCGTATGCGATTTCAACTATGTATTTGATCCCTTGGTGCGTTTAAGCGCATTGCGGGATCACAGCCTACGTCGTGCGCTGCTTGTGGATGAAGCTCACAACCTGAGTAGCCGAGCGCGTGAAATGTATAGCGTAACCTTGAGCCGCGAAGAAACCCGCCGTGCAGCTGCAAGTTGTAAAGGAAGCCGCCCCCAGTTACAGCGCAGTATCCAGGCCCTGAGCAGGGCAATTGACAGGTGGGTTAAACAACTCAAAATTTCCGAAACCCCCACAGTAAGTGGTGTTCAATTCAGTAAAGAAAATGCTGAAGTCTGGGTTACCTCCCTTGCAACGACAGAGAATCGCCCCGCGACAGTTTCCAGGGCCGCTCATAAAGTGCTCTTAACAGTCAGTGAGCTATGGGGGAAGTCCCAGTTACCACCAGAGGAAATTAACGAATGGCTAAAGTCCGTTTACCGCTATGTCTGCATCGAGCAAGACCTATCTGAAAAACATCAAGCCCTCACTCGGGTATATGATTCGGGCACTCCATGGCAGGAGCAGCAACTCAAACTATTGTGTTTGAATGCTGCAAGCTACCTCCGACAAATATTTCGCCAGTTTCACGGAGTTATTTTATTTTCTGCCACTTTGCGCCCAGCAGATTACATCTTTCAGCAGCTGGGGGTGGACAACTCAGCTCCATACCTGAAGCTGCCATCTCCCTTTCTTCCATCACAGCAAGGTGTCTTCCTTTGCCCCTATGTTGATACCCGCTACAAATCACGAAACCAGGCTACAGAGAACTTGGTGGAGATTATCGCTCGTACATACCGGGGCCATCCAGGTAACTACCTGGTGTTCTTTCCCTCGTATAAATTCCTCCAGCAAGTAGCGGTGGCTTTCGAGCAAACCTTTCCTGATGTTAATTTGTTACATCAGGAGCCGGAAGCCAATGATAGTCAGCGCGCAGAATTCCTGGCAGCCTTCAATGAAGGTTCCTGTACTTTGGGCTTTGCAATCATGGGGGGCGTTTTTGGGGAAGGTGTTGACTTTGTGGGAGGTAAACTGATTGGTACCATCATTGTCGGTACTGGTCTGCCACTAGTTAATGAAGAGCAGGAATTGGTCCGCAGGGCCTTTGATCCTGAATTTCAAAATACCATAGGAACTGGTTTCGATGTTGCCTACCGTTACCCAGGATTAACCCGGGTTTTGCAAGCAGCAGGACGAGTTATACGCTCAGAGTCAGACCGTGGAGTGATTGTATTGGCGGATTATCGCTTCACTGACAGGTTTTATCAGGCATTGTATCCGGAGCATTGGAGCCTGGAAGTTTGTAGTGACGGTACAGTGCTTTCGGAGAGTCTGAAGACTTTCTGGAATAACTGA
- a CDS encoding VRR-NUC domain-containing protein, whose translation MTEPVELAPDYYLTNFFTLVAFVMDRYGTLLSKEESKFYHDFQSLGIDSQKLYVRLLSRKGSPSSAGAVFRLSKLKYTEIKDLPSAAEELQKIGLLHCNPQIPFEELLPLFTKPELFSASTSHLPKTLKRTELEAALLEQAGLEQEGRADSGIKAMLSGETLLAVQYASCFETFKLCFFGNLNQDLTDYVLRDLGFFRYENYPLDRQNLPFQSREQLDQHLDYYRSLALAEQALKGDASDILALVEQLPLGIRGDVTLHRRLDRLRLKLARQLERLDQPEAADHLYQTCQRPPARERRARIAVKHGNTQKGLSLCLQILEEPFDEAERNFAESFGHRTAKDLDCAHKWPAPKRYRPPTELITLPEGPERVEIQVASHLEHLSDGSCYYVENCLLNGILGLYIWEILFAPVPGAFFNPFQSAPSDYRTPDFFLARRSLFEQRLANLNKEILQEKVWRTYREKRGISNPLVAWDALSEELLTNAIERIPPAHWKACFRRLLSDIGHNSSGLPDLILFPAAGGYELVEVKGPGDRLQQNQQRWLTFFAGQQIPHRVIHVEWQLP comes from the coding sequence ATGACTGAGCCAGTAGAACTAGCACCCGATTACTACCTAACCAACTTCTTCACTCTGGTCGCCTTCGTTATGGACCGGTATGGGACATTGCTTTCGAAGGAAGAGAGCAAGTTTTATCACGATTTCCAGTCGCTTGGCATCGATAGCCAAAAGCTCTATGTGAGGTTATTGTCACGCAAAGGTAGCCCCTCATCGGCTGGAGCTGTATTTCGCCTAAGCAAACTGAAGTACACAGAGATAAAAGACCTGCCCTCTGCCGCCGAGGAACTACAAAAAATTGGCTTGCTGCACTGCAACCCTCAAATACCGTTTGAAGAACTACTCCCTCTCTTCACCAAGCCCGAATTATTTAGTGCAAGTACAAGCCACCTGCCGAAAACACTGAAGCGTACCGAATTAGAGGCAGCCCTACTGGAACAGGCTGGATTGGAACAAGAGGGGCGTGCTGATTCTGGTATTAAGGCGATGCTGAGCGGCGAAACCCTATTGGCAGTTCAATATGCCAGCTGTTTTGAAACGTTTAAACTGTGCTTTTTTGGCAACCTCAACCAAGACCTGACGGACTATGTCCTGCGCGATCTCGGGTTTTTCCGCTATGAAAACTACCCTCTGGATCGTCAAAACCTGCCTTTCCAAAGCCGCGAGCAGCTAGATCAGCACCTGGACTATTACCGTAGTTTAGCTTTGGCTGAACAGGCCTTGAAAGGAGATGCTTCAGATATCCTCGCCCTGGTAGAACAGTTGCCCCTAGGCATTCGTGGGGATGTAACACTTCACCGGCGCCTGGACCGCTTGCGTCTAAAGCTGGCCCGTCAATTGGAACGCCTGGATCAGCCGGAAGCGGCGGACCATTTATATCAAACGTGCCAGCGCCCACCTGCAAGGGAGAGGCGGGCTCGTATTGCAGTAAAGCATGGAAATACCCAGAAGGGTCTCTCTCTTTGCCTGCAGATTCTGGAAGAGCCTTTTGACGAAGCGGAGAGAAATTTTGCTGAGAGCTTTGGACACCGTACGGCCAAAGATCTGGATTGTGCCCATAAGTGGCCTGCCCCAAAACGCTATCGCCCCCCCACTGAACTGATTACTTTACCCGAGGGGCCTGAGCGAGTTGAGATCCAGGTTGCCTCACACCTTGAGCACTTGTCGGACGGTAGCTGTTATTACGTGGAGAACTGCCTGCTTAACGGTATCCTGGGGCTCTACATCTGGGAGATCCTGTTCGCACCAGTACCGGGGGCTTTCTTTAACCCGTTCCAGTCTGCTCCCAGTGACTACCGGACACCTGATTTCTTCCTCGCACGCCGCTCCCTGTTTGAACAGCGGCTGGCAAATCTCAACAAAGAAATTCTGCAAGAGAAGGTATGGCGTACCTACCGTGAAAAGAGGGGTATCTCAAACCCACTGGTTGCCTGGGATGCCCTATCAGAGGAACTATTGACGAATGCCATAGAGCGAATCCCGCCTGCACACTGGAAAGCCTGCTTTCGGCGCCTACTGAGTGATATTGGACACAATAGCAGTGGACTTCCAGATCTGATTCTTTTCCCGGCAGCAGGTGGTTATGAATTGGTCGAGGTCAAAGGCCCCGGTGACCGGCTACAGCAAAATCAGCAGCGCTGGCTCACGTTCTTTGCCGGTCAGCAGATTCCCCACCGGGTTATCCATGTAGAGTGGCAATTGCCTTGA
- a CDS encoding YbaN family protein: protein MRQNSEDITYTATPPLAKGWLRWLWGALAFFFLLVGIVGAILPGLPSAVFIVLSAWAASRSSERLHQWIEDHHLFGHLLQTWRSGYISRRTKLLATLTMVLSIAVAIHHFGNPYLLLFIVGGIGCGMLWIWTRPEPKK, encoded by the coding sequence GTGAGACAAAACAGCGAAGATATCACCTATACCGCAACACCGCCGTTAGCCAAAGGATGGTTGCGTTGGTTATGGGGAGCACTGGCCTTTTTTTTTCTGCTGGTAGGGATAGTAGGAGCAATCCTGCCGGGTTTGCCTTCGGCCGTTTTTATTGTTCTAAGTGCCTGGGCGGCTTCCCGCAGCTCTGAACGTTTACACCAGTGGATTGAGGATCATCACCTGTTTGGACATCTGTTGCAAACCTGGCGGAGCGGCTATATCAGCCGTCGGACCAAGTTGCTGGCCACGCTGACAATGGTGCTATCCATAGCTGTGGCTATTCATCACTTCGGCAACCCCTATTTATTGCTGTTTATAGTTGGCGGTATTGGGTGCGGGATGCTTTGGATTTGGACCAGACCCGAGCCGAAAAAATAA
- a CDS encoding 4Fe-4S dicluster domain-containing protein, which produces MTNLLTAADLGRLIQAIRNEGYQLYGPVLEDQAIGYSAVNSVADLPQGWTDEQEGGRYRVKHRTDKAYFGYAVGPHSWKKYLQLSSRPVWKSSRVGQDVEVIELKEEAPKLAFLGVRSCELHAIAIQDRVLIEGDYPNNSYHDRRTKLFTVAVNCTSAAQTCFCTSMNTGPAVTLASDLTMTEVIDGEQHFFLIESGSEAGLKILKQLPLRNSSAAERRLATEAVDRTGEQIRQGPRHFDSSDLKELLYRNYESPSWEQVAERCLSCANCTMACPTCFCSTVEDTTDLSGEHAERWERWDSCFTADFSHITGGSVRADTRSRYRQWMTHKLATWHDQFGSSGCVGCGRCITWCPVGIDLTEEVRTIRNLEQP; this is translated from the coding sequence ATGACTAATCTGCTGACAGCTGCCGATCTGGGTCGCTTGATTCAAGCGATCCGCAATGAGGGTTACCAGTTATATGGTCCGGTACTTGAAGACCAGGCCATCGGCTACAGTGCCGTCAATTCGGTTGCGGACCTTCCACAAGGGTGGACCGATGAACAGGAGGGCGGACGTTACCGGGTAAAACACCGGACTGATAAAGCTTACTTTGGTTATGCTGTTGGACCCCACTCCTGGAAGAAGTACCTGCAATTATCCTCCCGCCCTGTTTGGAAATCCTCCCGTGTAGGACAGGATGTTGAAGTCATTGAGCTAAAAGAGGAGGCTCCCAAACTGGCTTTTCTTGGCGTGCGCAGCTGTGAATTACACGCTATTGCTATTCAGGATCGTGTCCTGATTGAGGGTGATTATCCGAATAATAGTTATCATGACAGGCGGACCAAACTGTTTACTGTGGCAGTTAACTGTACATCAGCCGCTCAGACCTGCTTTTGTACCTCGATGAATACTGGCCCCGCAGTAACCCTGGCCAGTGACCTGACCATGACAGAAGTAATTGATGGTGAACAGCATTTCTTCTTGATCGAGAGTGGTTCCGAGGCTGGATTAAAAATACTGAAGCAGCTACCTCTACGTAACTCATCAGCGGCTGAACGAAGACTCGCCACAGAGGCGGTAGATCGGACTGGTGAACAAATACGCCAGGGGCCGCGTCACTTCGATAGTTCCGACTTGAAGGAACTACTGTACCGCAACTATGAGAGCCCCAGCTGGGAGCAAGTGGCAGAGCGCTGCCTGTCCTGCGCCAATTGTACAATGGCCTGCCCAACCTGCTTCTGTTCTACGGTTGAAGATACAACGGATCTCAGTGGCGAACATGCCGAGCGCTGGGAGCGCTGGGATTCCTGCTTCACCGCGGATTTCAGCCACATTACTGGGGGTTCCGTGCGCGCCGATACCCGCTCCCGCTACCGCCAGTGGATGACGCATAAATTGGCAACCTGGCACGACCAGTTTGGCAGCTCTGGTTGTGTGGGCTGTGGCCGTTGTATCACCTGGTGCCCTGTGGGCATCGACCTCACCGAGGAAGTTCGCACTATTCGCAACCTGGAGCAGCCGTGA
- a CDS encoding cyclic nucleotide-binding domain-containing protein — protein sequence MKTIAALLHEHPFFQGLPDSDLDFLASCAKNCVYHSGDYLARENTPANHFFLIRAGRVAVESFVPNHGSLCLLTLHAGDIFGWSWLFPPYISAFDAKALDEVRSLRLGGACLREKCEKEPSLGFELMKRFARIATERLQSARIQLLDIYGPNPSHLGKSP from the coding sequence GTGAAGACGATCGCCGCATTGTTGCACGAACACCCGTTTTTTCAGGGCTTGCCGGACAGCGACCTTGATTTTCTGGCGTCCTGCGCGAAGAACTGTGTCTATCACTCTGGTGATTACCTCGCTCGGGAAAATACTCCGGCCAATCATTTCTTCCTCATCCGAGCCGGGCGGGTGGCCGTCGAAAGCTTTGTGCCAAATCATGGCTCCCTGTGCCTGCTTACACTACATGCCGGTGACATCTTCGGCTGGTCGTGGCTTTTCCCGCCCTATATCTCCGCCTTTGATGCTAAGGCCCTGGATGAGGTACGCAGTCTGCGCTTGGGCGGTGCCTGCTTGAGGGAGAAGTGCGAGAAGGAACCGAGTCTGGGATTTGAGTTAATGAAGCGCTTTGCCCGTATCGCTACTGAGCGGTTGCAGTCCGCGCGTATACAGCTGTTGGATATCTATGGTCCCAATCCCTCGCACCTTGGAAAGTCACCGTGA
- a CDS encoding FAD/NAD(P)-binding protein has protein sequence MIPSVFQVVHRYVEYPGTFTLHLAKPRQSTEGFQPGQFNMLYAFGTGESAISFSDLANDDGTLVHTIRAQGSVTQALERLREGDSLGIRGPFGRGWPLEVSQGKNLLIIAGGLGLAPLRPVIYQAQRDLLGAHKTYLFYGARRVSELLYRTELQQWSRSLEVVMSVDYGDNNWPGHIGVITDPLQATGIDGANSVAFLCGPEIMMRFCIQVLLRKGVPESAIYLSMERNMKCATGLCGHCQWGPNFICKDGPVFCYRDIRTWFQIHSL, from the coding sequence GTGATTCCATCGGTATTTCAGGTGGTACACCGGTACGTGGAATATCCCGGCACATTCACGCTGCATCTGGCAAAGCCCAGACAGAGCACTGAAGGTTTCCAACCCGGCCAATTCAACATGCTTTATGCATTTGGTACTGGGGAGTCCGCTATTTCTTTTAGTGACCTCGCCAATGATGACGGTACCTTGGTGCATACCATCCGCGCCCAGGGCTCTGTGACTCAGGCCCTCGAACGACTGCGCGAAGGCGATAGCCTGGGTATACGCGGCCCTTTTGGTAGAGGCTGGCCCCTGGAAGTCTCACAGGGGAAAAATCTGTTGATTATTGCCGGTGGTTTAGGACTGGCACCGTTGCGGCCAGTTATTTACCAAGCTCAACGGGATCTGCTCGGCGCCCATAAAACCTACCTGTTCTATGGTGCCCGTAGAGTATCAGAGTTGCTCTACCGGACAGAATTGCAGCAGTGGTCGAGGTCTCTTGAAGTGGTGATGTCGGTCGATTATGGCGATAACAATTGGCCAGGTCATATTGGCGTGATCACTGATCCCCTGCAGGCCACCGGGATTGATGGCGCCAATAGTGTGGCCTTCCTGTGTGGACCAGAAATAATGATGCGCTTTTGCATTCAGGTACTGCTGCGTAAAGGTGTGCCGGAATCAGCAATCTACCTTTCCATGGAGCGCAACATGAAATGCGCGACCGGCCTTTGTGGACATTGCCAGTGGGGGCCAAACTTTATCTGTAAGGACGGCCCTGTATTCTGCTATCGGGATATTCGTACATGGTTCCAGATACACAGCTTATAG
- a CDS encoding oxidoreductase — protein sequence MVPDTQLIAADVHKPKLAVWKFTSCDGCQLSLLDCEDELLLLAKEVEIAYFLEASSKVEEGPYDISLVEGSITTPNDVLRIQEVRRQSRFLVCIGACATAGGIQSLRNFADVSEFTSVVYAEPEYIETLKDSTPISAHVPVDFELQGCPINKLQLLEVISAFLNQRAPQVAAHSVCIECKLKGNVCVWVAHGTLCMGPVTHAGCGALCPSYNRGCYACYGPKENPNSESLCHWWAEKLGADKATIIENLRNYNALAKHFKVKSKEWDQGRKGKT from the coding sequence ATGGTTCCAGATACACAGCTTATAGCGGCTGATGTGCACAAGCCCAAACTGGCGGTGTGGAAATTCACCTCCTGTGACGGTTGCCAGCTGAGCCTGCTCGATTGTGAGGATGAGCTGTTACTCCTGGCCAAGGAAGTGGAGATTGCCTACTTCCTGGAAGCTTCCAGTAAAGTGGAAGAGGGCCCCTACGATATTTCCCTGGTGGAAGGATCAATTACTACACCGAACGACGTGCTCAGGATTCAGGAGGTCAGGCGACAGTCCCGTTTTCTGGTTTGTATCGGTGCCTGCGCCACGGCTGGTGGCATCCAGTCATTACGCAATTTTGCCGATGTCAGTGAGTTCACTTCAGTAGTGTATGCCGAGCCTGAGTATATCGAAACACTCAAGGACTCTACGCCCATTTCCGCCCATGTCCCAGTGGACTTTGAACTGCAGGGCTGCCCTATCAATAAGCTTCAGCTACTGGAAGTTATCAGTGCATTCCTGAATCAACGGGCTCCACAGGTTGCTGCGCACTCTGTTTGTATTGAGTGCAAATTGAAAGGCAATGTATGTGTCTGGGTCGCTCATGGCACCCTCTGCATGGGCCCGGTCACTCATGCCGGTTGCGGTGCACTTTGCCCGAGTTACAACCGCGGCTGCTATGCATGCTATGGCCCCAAGGAAAACCCAAACAGCGAATCCCTTTGCCATTGGTGGGCGGAAAAGCTTGGCGCGGACAAAGCCACAATCATTGAAAATCTTCGCAATTACAATGCCTTAGCAAAACATTTTAAAGTAAAAAGTAAGGAGTGGGATCAAGGGCGGAAAGGTAAGACTTAA